AACAATCAACAACGTGGCATTGTCAGGACACAGATTACTCTCTCTTTGCATATCATGAAAGATACCTAAAGCTTCCATGCAGTAGCCATTTTGTACGTAACCACTCATCATGGCATTACAAGCAACAACATCTCTATCTGGCATGTTATCAAAAAATTTCCTAGCAATATCAACATAGCCTAATTTAGCATACCCATCAACCATGTTAGCCCAGCTAATTATAGTCCTTTCCGGCATCGTATCAAACAAAGCCTGAGCATCTTCCATCCTCCCACGTTTCGCACACCCATCAATCATTGAGTTCCACGAAATCAGATCTCTCTCAGGCATTTTCTCAAACAAATTCCAAGCAAGCTCGAATCCATTGTCTGACCGCATATACCCACTTAATAAAGAATTCCAAGAAACTAAATTTCTCCAATTAATCGGCATAACATCATACAATTGACGTGCCAGGTCAATGTTACCATGCTTGACATAACCAGCTATCATCGAATTATATGAAACAGAGTCTCTCATGGGCATTTTATCAAACACTTGACGTGCGTAATCTATGCATCGACATTTTACATACAACCCGATCAAGCAATTTTGCAAAAACACATCAGACccgaattttaattttctcaatAACCCATGAATTTGCATTCCTTCCTTAACCAACCCCAGTCGAGAACATGCTTTCAAGACCAAAGAAACCGAAAACTTGTCCACAAAAACCCCATTCTGAAGCATCAGAGAGAAAATTATTAACGCTTGTTTTGGGTCATTTCCATGAGAGTGAGTCTTGATTACAGCATTCCAGAGAAAAGGGTCCTCTTTTTCTCGTGCACCGATAATATAAGCATGACgtgtaaagaaaatatagcGAGCAAATTCGTGAAGTGCCACGTTTGGTGAGGAAGAGAGAGACAGTATGATTTTAGTAGTTAAAGAAGTGTTTTTGATAAACCCAGTTGTTATCATCCTTGCATGGACTTGATTTATGTCGCTTGCAGTTTTGCATTTTCGGACAAGAATCAGAGTTGATAGCGGTGAATTCCACGGCTGTTGATTTGTACTGGCACAGATAAGCATTAATTGAGCTAAACTTCTTCGATCTCTAATTATTCAGAATGAATAGCCTGTCGCAGAAGATAGGGTTTAATTACAAGAGTAGGAGTAGTTTTTGTTTACTTTCAGGGGTGTAGTTGGCCAACTAAAAAGTTTGTTTCACATCATTCAAGTCTCtccattttcatttattaCATGAAAACAAGAATTCTACACCAATTTTTCAGCTGATGAAATCTATTGAATTTGTTGCCAACTTATCTAATAaggcattttcttttttaagaaaaattacgtcttaagaaaaaagaagaagaaaacggatcgacttttttctttttttccatttcttttaaaatcattttattgaTATCTTGATTTGGTTCTATGTTATGCAGTCGAACAAGACAGGCAGGTGATTTTTTTCAACAACAAGGAAGGTCAAGGCAAGGCAATTGTTTCTAATGCGTTCCTATataatacttaattaattgttgATCTATTCACTGTTGTACGAAGCTGATATACTGAATATGAAAGTAAAAAAACAACTGAGCATGATACTGATtaagatatataataaattaatataatatattgtaGCAAATTCATCaacatttttttcatttgtgTGAGATAAGTCAGCGCACATAGATTTACATTAGTGGTTTGGTTTCATACTTAGGTATTTTTGTAACATATGATGTGTCGGATAATGATTTTGATTCTAATTGCTGACAGAGAAAAGATTGAAGAATTGGGCATTTGGATCATTAATTTGGAGATAATATGCCAACACTtgattcattaattttattgaattccacggaaaatattattgaccaattaattctattatttccTTAAACTATTAGTTAATGATATATAAAGCTTAATACAAGTGTATTATAtagttatgaattttagatttaataaaattacaaaacaaaaatattagaaattccGTCATCggtatatcaaattcaaagcGGGTTGCGTCTCGCCCTGCCCCATTACCACAGCTTCATTTAAAAGGTGCTGATAACTAAACAATGACGGGAACGGGAGTCCAATGCTACGAACACTAAAAATGACTCTGTTAGTCTGATAAACACTAAATTCAAAACTTGTTCGCATCATCGAGGACCAACTTTTTtcctatattattttatcagaattcaaagaaatataaatctatTCTGCAAGTTGGGAGGCAACGACTTTATACAGTAATTTTCATaagcatcatcatcttctatatcatatcatatcataacatatatatatatatatgggcCAAAGCGTCAGCATCAATCCTGCTCACAGCGACTTTTGCTTagcttctcttttttttttttttttcccctctTTTTGTTTATATCTGTATGACGCAAATAGATTGAGAAAGTTGATAAGAGTACCGCCGAGGTACAATTTGACCATGTCCATGTACACTGTACAGCAGTAGTACGACAACGaaaacttaaacaaatctGAAGCCTGGtcattatgttattttctatatttagaTGAAAATCTTGACTATCTTTAAACTATATTCTCCATAAAATTAATGTTTGATGAAGCATCCATGGGATATGACAAAATCAGATGCTTTAATCTCCACTGGGTCGAAGCTCATGTCATATTTCAGTTTTTTGTCATTATAAATTTGGTTAACTATTTACATGCTTGGAATATTCCCTCCCCagaaaacaaaacaattacataatttttaatagcaGAAAAGGAATATTATACTAACAACagagataaaatataaatctcaGAAACACTGTGTATACTACTACAACGAGTAAgtaaataacatatattataattaaataatgaataaataatatgtattGGATTATTTATGCTCAAGCAGATGAATGAATAGCAGTGGTACGGTTGATTGAGTCCAATGGGATTTGCTGCACCAATACGAATGCATACATGGGAACCAAATAGTTAGCTTGAAGACTGTACGGCCACTATGCGGGTCAATTCCACGATAATTAAGCAGagtaagaaaaaaggaaaatctagCCTTACTTGAAATAAAGTAATCAGAATTATGAATTAAGTTGTAAATTAAAACGTCTACGACTCGTCCAAATTGCAATTGGCATTAAGTTGTTACATAAACtaagaataatagaaaagtaGACCTGCTTATAAAACCTACCCTCTTACTTGTTAATTATGAGTCTTATCAATTAGGGATGTTGCATGCATCGATGCGGCAAGTTGTGGCCTTAAATATTAGTATTACAAATAGAATATACTATCATTTAGCTAATTAATTACAAGGGAATGATAAGATTAAGAAACTAATGCAAACTGTCACTCGTCATTCTGATGGGTCATTTCCTATTAATAtagattctttttttctttttttttttttttttggggggggggggggtaaTCAGGCAGTATAGGTCAACTTAGTAACAAGCTGTTAATATGTAATGAATAGAGGTTCAATTTGATCAAAATAAATGGATTTGCTGTTTATTTGACTACAAATGGGCACATAAAGTGGAAGCTGTGGTgtaattaacaaaattttcatATAAGAATGTGACTTTacatttttttgaaaaataataactttcaACTTATTCATTTCTCATGCAAACACTCGACCAACGTACCAAACAAAGCGaccttttaatttatgttacaggtcaatattgacaaattagAATAGATTAGGCAGAAAAGGTAATGTAAGGAAGGCCATAGTTAAGAAATTCAAAACCCGAGGTAAGAAAGAGGGAAAGAtaataaatgtaatttttatattattttttggggGTGTAGATGTAAGCACACGAGGTCATTAACTCGATATGCATGTGCACGCAAATGTCAACGCCTgcaaaaaatgaataaaccAACAAAAtccccctctctctctctctctctctccatttTACCCATTTATAAACCCTAACTGCCTAACCACAAACTCCTCCGCATCATCACTCTTATCAAAAACAGACAAGAAAATATGAAGCTAGTTTGGTCTCCGGATACCGCTCTAAAATCTTATATCTACACCGTTAAATCAGTAAGAACTTATCACTTGAATTCTTCTTTCCcccttttcaatttcatttacttcatttctcattttattttatttcttactgTTGCTGAAGTgtaagaatttaaaagaatcCGGCGTTCCTGAGCTTCTCTCCGCCATGGCTGCCGGCTGGAACGCTAAAATGATTGTTGAGTCGTGGTCCTACGGTAATCCTATCGCCACGAGTATCGGCCTAGCTGTCGCCGCTACTCACACGTGCGGAAGGCACGTCTGCCTAGTTCCGGATGAACGATCAAGAGCAGAATATCTAAAAGCTATTCGAAGTTCTGCCGGCATGGCGATAGAGACCGAGGTGATAATAGTCGGGGAAGCTGAGGAGGCGGTGGCGGGGCTCGTAGGGGTAGATTTCATGGTGGTGGATTGCAAACGGAGGGAATTTATTAGGGTTTTGAGGTTTGCTAAGTTGAGTAATAAAGGTGCTGTTTTAGTACGAAAGAATGCGTATCAAAGTTGTTTTACCGGGTTTAGATGGCATGGAGTGCTAGAGAGAGGGACACGTGTTGTCAGATCAGTGTTTTTGCCAGTCGGTAACGGATTGGATATTGCTCATATTGGGAGCACCACCACTGCTATAGCCGGTGCTGCGAGTTTGAAAAGGAGCAGTAGCCGTTGGATTAAGTGCGTAGATCAAAAGTCAGGCGAGGAGCACGTGTTTCgtggttaattttatgatgGTGGGTTTTCCAAGTTCAATCGAATTAAGAATATGGCAATGACCACCCATTTAATTTCACTAATTGGataccaaaatcaaaactgTGGAGTAAAAGGGTGTAAGCTTTAGAAACCAGATGTCATGTGCTATGGTTCAGGTTCaagaaaaaagatgaataTATCCTTGTTTTGTTAGTTAGATGTATTATATGGGCTGGCTAATTTGGTTAGTATCGATTGCATGAGAAATTAGGAAATGTTTTTGAAGATGGTGACTGTGATTTATAAAGATTTGATCATTGTTAATAGTTTGCTAGTGTCTTTGTATACTTTGGTTTGCTCGTATGTAAAGAATAAAacacttctttttttcctctccTTGTGCTcctattttcaaaaagaaacaaatgtTTCAGTAGCTTGTTTTGAGTAAATATGATTAATCTCTTTCCCACTTTTCTTCTCATTTATTCCGTAGCTTCAACACCCAACTCAATATTATCGATTCTaagaagttttcttttttgttttgaaagcaATAGagatattcattaataatgaagttTGAATAGTACatcttaatataatttaagaagcATTAAAAGCAAAGATTtacttgaaaataaaataattttttttcttttcttatatatatatatatatatatatctcttttaacCTTGTCGTTAAAATTAGTCAATAAAATTCACTCGCAAGGCAGACCTCAAATGATCCCAAATAGATTATAgaaattaacataattttcataaacattaaaccaaaaaaaaaaaaaaacaacagtaaaccaatatatatacacacacgtaaacatcaaaatatgtACGGATCCAAAAAGACAAGTCTTATTgcataataaaacaaaacaaaaaagaagggCAATAAAAAATGTGgaataaatttattcttatttactatttttcaaaattgacTCAGCAGTTAACGGTTgaatgaattataaaatatataactaaattagCAGTAAGATTATCAATGTAGAATTGGAAGTATGCAAACTTTTCACTAGAACATAGCAAATCCTAAAGGAATCATTCCAGCACCTGAGACActgataaataaaagaataaaaaacattaaagaaatgaactttACAAGCaaattttttgtataaaataatataaagggaagaatttaGGAATTCCATCTTAATGTTAATTTGCATGAACTTGAAACAgactataaaaaagaaaagctaaagaatAGAGTTAGAATGATTGGATTGTTATTTGTTCctgaaaatttaaaactgaAATCGAAAAACGAAAAAGGAAATCGATTTcctgcttttctttttaaatgatagAAAGTCTAGTTTGTTTCATCGATTTTGTTTAAAATGTCTGAAATTTGAAGTCCTTACAAGATATCATGTGAATATTTTGTTTTCGCGAAGAAGAAGACATTTTCTAGCTTTTCTCGATTGAATGGAACAAAATTACAAGTATGGTTAACAGTGATGATGACCaatgataaataaaacaataattaaaagtagGGGCTTCAAGGACTATCTTCACTtgcatattcttttttaaggGAATTAATAGAAGGCGCCTTCACTGTACAATTAGTCCATGACAGAAGCCCCGAATTTACCCTTATCAAAATGGATACATGCAAGACTCACTTTAGGTAAAATCAATAAAActgtaattcttttttaaaaaatactgttttctaatttttttaaatacagcgtgattatttttaattgtttttttattctttaattgttttaatattttaacacattaaaaaaaaaaatttaataccagaAATTCgatcaaaagtaaaaaaataaaagtatttttgtaatttttccttttaggtATAAGGATCAATTAAAGGCTGTTTAGAAGTGATTATTGGGTATAAGGAATAATGTGAATCTGAGCTCTTTATTAGTCTCAAAAGAAGAGCCCATATATCGACACTTTTGGGCGGAATCAATCTATTGGATTTGAATCCAAGCGATTCAACtgaacttttttatttatttttgggtaTGTAGTCGTCTATGAATTCCTCTCGGCTTAAAAATTAGCAAGTCGACTTGCAGTACAAAAACTAACTCCAGATGGGCGCTGCTTCTCGTTTGCTATTTACAGCTTGATAAAGAGATCGCTagaaagttaaaaagaaaagaatctaCGACCAGGCTTCAATTTCTTCTAGCGGAGAAGTCACTCTGTAAACATGCTCCTCCCCAGTACACCTATCAACTCTAGTAACCcatttacttctttttctatGCCCACCCTCCTCACTGACTTTGCTGCCTATTCTGGTGACCATCAGTCCTTCTCCAATGGGTAAAAAATGAGTCTTAAACGCACTAGGCCAGGATCCTTTATGAAATGCGTTGTACCCAACTATAAGCCCCCTTCCATGCTTTTCGCATTCTTGTGCAGCTCTAAGTACTTCTTTACAACCATCAATTTTGCAATCGATAAGCACAAAATCTGCTTCTTTATAGTCATTTGACAAAAGGGTCTTGGCATCTCCTATGACAAACTTGACACAATCTGCATAAGTTCCTAGAGCGTTTCTTGATTCATAAAGATCTGATTCTGCGGACAGAATACACACTGCTTGTCCACCTGTTTGATGTGCAGCTGCCACTAATGATAGTCCGGTGGATCCTGCTACTCCAGCAGATGCCATCACCATTAGTCGTGCATTGTTTCCTGCTGCCAGGGCAGATATGAACTCAGCTATATCAGGCTGCTTACTTCTTTTGCCCTGCAAAATTAAGAACccaaaaatgagaaaaaaagagaaacaaatgaagtttttcacATATAGAAAGAGTTCAGGAGATGTAATTACCATCTTAAGGGCTCTGAGATAAGCTTTAGTCGCATTCTCAGGTGACCAAGAAGCCATTATCTTTTAGTATGAAAATGTATTAGACACACGCTATAGAATATTTGGCAGCAAACTATATGCTTCAGCATGAGAGGCAACGCCTTTTATATGTGAGAGCAGGAGAGTTAACATCTCTTATGGCATTAAACTACGTGTACAAAAATATGAAAGCAACTAAGGGAGGTCTTTATTGAAAAAAGTTCTTCTACGCCAACTGGCATCATTGAACTTTGAATTGAAAACCCATCGACAAAAACAGTCTAACTTTTAATCCTATACTATAAAATTTCTCTCAGCGGAAGTTTAGCCGGATAAGGACAGGTGGGCTTACTTGTTCAATATCTATTTGAGTAAGGACATTAGTGGTTTCGACCAAACCACTTATTCCTTTTAGGGTTCCAAGAGAGAAGACAAGGCAGAAATGATAGAGATCAATTAACTTCTTGTTTTGGTCTCCATAATTTTTCCATTTTGGTTTTCAAGTTGATGTTCGTTGAAGCTTGTGCTAGCGGGGGAAGAATTATATCTTTGGTACTTCGAAATTTTAAAGATGAGCGAAACTCTTAGGGATTAAATGCAAgcaaaatatatacaaaaccCGAAAAGGGAGTCAATGACAgacaaaataagtaaaatattttatcgtCCATCGAAATCCACTGGATCTTGAGGCTTGAGCTATAgttgatgaataattttagatttagccTATTTGATACTGCAACTTGAACGCGGTTGTCTGATGAATAGATTGGGAGGCAGGTGTTGAATCTACGTACTTGTCTCGGAACCAGGAAATAGAACCCGAAAGCAACGATAGGACATGTCCCTTGTGTCGCCAACTCGACCATGAACTGTGGGCACTAGGGCACTACCCATAAGCCATGCCCTGTATTGCTATTATTTCATGAAACAATTATTGAATCACCCTCCTGGGTAGGTAAAGTCGATCAAGTTTCGTTTTCTTTTGCGTTTATTATTTAATGCAAGAATCTTGATTTGGATTTGTTTGGATGCCTCCGACTTCTGAGGTTCTCCAAACCacattaaaaattagagaaatacTGTTGGTCCCAGCAATATAAGC
The Ricinus communis isolate WT05 ecotype wild-type chromosome 1, ASM1957865v1, whole genome shotgun sequence DNA segment above includes these coding regions:
- the LOC8270627 gene encoding pentatricopeptide repeat-containing protein At2g45350, chloroplastic-like, giving the protein MLICASTNQQPWNSPLSTLILVRKCKTASDINQVHARMITTGFIKNTSLTTKIILSLSSSPNVALHEFARYIFFTRHAYIIGAREKEDPFLWNAVIKTHSHGNDPKQALIIFSLMLQNGVFVDKFSVSLVLKACSRLGLVKEGMQIHGLLRKLKFGSDVFLQNCLIGLYVKCRCIDYARQVFDKMPMRDSVSYNSMIAGYVKHGNIDLARQLYDVMPINWRNLVSWNSLLSGYMRSDNGFELAWNLFEKMPERDLISWNSMIDGCAKRGRMEDAQALFDTMPERTIISWANMVDGYAKLGYVDIARKFFDNMPDRDVVACNAMMSGYVQNGYCMEALGIFHDMQRESNLCPDNATLLIVLSAIAQLGHIEKGVEIHCYIQENGFSLEEKLGVALIDMYSKCGSAENAMLVFEGIKGKTADHWNAMINGLAIHGMGELALHFLIEMERVGSKPDDITFIGLLNACGHAGLMKEGMICFELMRRVYKVEPKLQHYGCMVDILSRAGHLKEASKFIEEMPIEPNDVIWRTLVSACKTHQTFTVGEPLAEHLIRLDASNSSSYVLLSNMYAGLHMWDEASRVRTMMKERNLKKIPGCSWIDLEGITHEFSVQDKSHPKVTEIYSLLDSVPTPNSELSYSGNYG
- the LOC8270629 gene encoding uncharacterized protein LOC8270629; this translates as MASWSPENATKAYLRALKMGKRSKQPDIAEFISALAAGNNARLMVMASAGVAGSTGLSLVAAAHQTGGQAVCILSAESDLYESRNALGTYADCVKFVIGDAKTLLSNDYKEADFVLIDCKIDGCKEVLRAAQECEKHGRGLIVGYNAFHKGSWPSAFKTHFLPIGEGLMVTRIGSKVSEEGGHRKRSKWVTRVDRCTGEEHVYRVTSPLEEIEAWS
- the LOC8270628 gene encoding uncharacterized protein LOC8270628, translating into MKLVWSPDTALKSYIYTVKSCKNLKESGVPELLSAMAAGWNAKMIVESWSYGNPIATSIGLAVAATHTCGRHVCLVPDERSRAEYLKAIRSSAGMAIETEVIIVGEAEEAVAGLVGVDFMVVDCKRREFIRVLRFAKLSNKGAVLVRKNAYQSCFTGFRWHGVLERGTRVVRSVFLPVGNGLDIAHIGSTTTAIAGAASLKRSSSRWIKCVDQKSGEEHVFRG